A single Orcinus orca chromosome 2, mOrcOrc1.1, whole genome shotgun sequence DNA region contains:
- the SLC39A9 gene encoding zinc transporter ZIP9 isoform X3, whose amino-acid sequence MLLVDQIGSSHVHSTDDPETARPSNSKITTTLGLVVHAAADGVALGAAASTSQTSVQLIVFVAIMLHKAPAAFGLVSFLMHAGLERNRIRKHLLVFALAAPVMSMVTYLGLSKSSKEALSEVNATGVAMLFSAGTFLYVATVHVLPEVGGMGHSHKPDPAGGRGLSRLEVAALVLGCLIPLALSVGHQH is encoded by the exons ATGTTGCTGGTGGACCAGATTGGCAGCTCCCATGTGCATTCTACTGATG ATCCAGAAACAGCAAGGCCTAGCAATTCCAAAATCACCACCACGCTGGGTCTGGTCGTCCATGCTGCAG CTGACGGTGTTGCTTTGGGAGCAGCAGCTTCTACTTCACAAACTAGTGTCCAGTTAATTGTGTTTGTGGCAATAATGCTACATAAG gcACCAGCTGCGTTTGGGCTGGTTTCCTTCTTAATGCATGCAGGCCTCGAGCGGAATCGAATCAGAAAGCACTTACTGGTCTTTGCACTGGCAGCACCAGTTATGTCCATGGTGACATACTTAGGACTAAGTAAG AGCAGTAAAGAAGCCCTTTCAGAGGTCAATGCCACTGGAGTGGCCATGCTTTTCTCTGCTGGGACATTTCTTTATGTTGCCACGGTGCATGTCCTCCCTGAGGTAGGCGGAATGGGGCACAGCCACAAACCCGACCCCGCTGGAGGGAGAGGCCTCAGCCGCCTGGAGGTAGCAGCCCTGGTTCTGGGCTGCCTCATCCCGCTCGCTCTGTCAGTAGGACACCAGCACTGA